In the Embleya scabrispora genome, GGAACCGGAACCGCCGTGCCGTTCCTGTCGTACTGACCCATGGCCATCACCGGCCACATCGGCCGGAGGGCCTCCGCGCGTCGCCTCGCGGCATCCTCCTCCTGCTCCCGCATGCGCCGCTCGTGCGCCGCGCGGCGCTGTCGGGCTTCCTCCATGCGCGTTCGGCGTTCGGCGCGGCGCCGGAGAACGTCCTCGAGGGGGACGTGACCACGATCGAACCAGGACACGGCCGGTCCCCGGAAGCCGACGACGTGTGGGTACGCCCTGTCCAGGTAGAACGCGTACGCGTCGCTTCCGTCGATCGTGGGGCTGCGAACGCGAAGCGTGCCGTCGACTCCTCGGGCCAGTCTCCCGATCTGCAGAAAGCGTTCCAGAAGGTGCCGGATCTCGGTGTCGGCGGTGGCCTCGCAGACGATGTACGTCCCCATGTACGCCCGCCGGGCAGGCAACGCGATCCGTGCTGTTCGGACGAACTCCTGTGCCTCGTGGCAAGGAAGGGGTTCGATCGGTCGCCATGCGGTCTCGGCGCCGAATGCAGGTGTCGAGTCGTACATGTCCGATACCGTACCGACTCGGGTCGGACGGTGGCTGTACGCGAAGGCGACACGACGAGGTGTCGCCACCGGGCGGGGACTCGGCGACTTCTTTGAACATCCGCGCTCGGGATGGTCGCGAGCGGGAACGGGCGCTTCCGTCCGTCCGGACGCCCGATGATCGCCCCGGCTGCTGTTTCGGCCCTGCGGCTCCACGGAATCGGGCAGTCCGGGCGTCCCCGTACCCCACGCCGACCGGCCGAGGGGTGAACGATCCCTTTTCACGGTTTCTCGGTACCCGTGTGTTCGTTGACGCGATGATGACGGGACGTGGGGCCACGGAGCCGGAGGTGCGGCTTGGTATCGATCGGGGTCGTCACTTTGGTTGCGCTGCGCGTCCCTCGGCAGTTAGGAGCGGATGTGCCCGATTGCGCGGCGGCGATACAGGGGGTCGGGTGGGGTGGACGAGGAGACGTTCGAGCGGGGGATGAAGTGGGTTTTCGGGGTCGTCCTGGTCCTGGGGGCGGCGACGGTGTCGTGGCAGTGGCTGCGGGGACAGGCGTGGCCGTGGATCACCGGACATCCTTGGTGGGTGGCTGCCGTGGCCGGAACTCTCGTGGCCGGTCTCGTGGTTCTCGGTCTGGGCCGTGGCTACGACGACGTCGCGTACGTCGAGGACTTCGACGTGGTCGAGGACGTCCGTGTGGGTCGGGCACGCGGCGGGTTGGTGTGGCTGGAGTCGGTGAGTCCGACCGATTTCGAGCACGCCTGTGCCGATTTTTTGAGGCGTGACGGTTTTCGGGCAGTGCGA is a window encoding:
- a CDS encoding restriction endonuclease — translated: MDEETFERGMKWVFGVVLVLGAATVSWQWLRGQAWPWITGHPWWVAAVAGTLVAGLVVLGLGRGYDDVAYVEDFDVVEDVRVGRARGGLVWLESVSPTDFEHACADFLRRDGFRAVRRVGGPGDKGADVLAEDRSGRVVVMQCKQFAKPVSAGYVHAFNGTAGPEHGADVAIMVGLNGFTAPAAKFAADHGIHLVGRAELGEWAHGRHLYDLIDVYL